The genomic region CACCTGGTCCATCGGCGGCTACCTGGAGTCAATCTGGGGAGGCAAGCGCCTGCTGATGGTGGCGCTGGGCGTCACCGCGCTGGCGGGCTTCATCACCGTGCTGCTGGCCATGCTGGTGCCCGGCGCGACGGCGCGGGCGTACACCGGCGGCAACGTGCTGACGACCGTGCTGTGGGTGGCGTACGGGTTGAGCATCGGCCGGGGTGAGACGAACTTCTGGGGCATCCCCCTGTCGGGCAACGCGCTGGCCGGCGTGGGCGCGGGCTTCGTGGTGCTGATGGCCATCATCGGCCCGTGGCAGGCGCAGGTGCCGGACCTGCTCGCGCTGGGCATGGTGTTCGCCTACGTGCGCGGCGCCAACCCGCGCCGGCTGCTGTTGCACTTCCAGCACTGGCGGCTGCAGCGCCAGCTGAAGGACCGCTCCAAGCACCTGCGCGTGGTGCCGAAGAACCAGAGCCGTCCGGACCGGGACCAGTTCCTCAACTGACCCCGGGCCTCGGGAGGCGGCCTTTCAGTGGGCCGCCTCGGGGTGGCCGTACTGCTTGAGCTTGCGGTAGAGCGTGGCCACGCCGATGTCGAGCTGCTCGGCGGTGCGCGCGCGGTTGCCGTCGTTCTGCGCCAGCACGGCGAGGATGTACTCCTTCTCCATGTCCTCCAGCCGACGCGGGTTGCCGGTGGGCATGAGGTTGGGTGGCGCGGCGCGCACCTCCTCGGGCAGGTCGTCGCGCTCCACGCGCTGGCCCTCGCACAGGGCCACCGCGCGCTCCACCGCGTTGCCCAGCTCCCGCACGTTGCCGGGCCAGCCGTAGCGCAGGAGCTGGTCGACGGCATCGGGGGCCAGGCCGGCCACCTTGCGGCCCAGCCGCTCCGCGGCCTCGGCGAGCAGCAGCCGCGCCAGGGGGAGGATGTCCTCGCGCCGCTCGCGCAGCGGGGGAATCTTCAGCTCGATGACGCGCAGGCGGTAGTAGAGGTCCTGGCGGAAGCGGCCCAGGCGCACCTCCTCCGCGAGCTCGCGGTTGGTGGCGGCCACCAGGCGCACGTCCACCTTGCGGCTGGCATTCTCGCCCACGCGTCGCACCTCGCGCTCCTGGAGGACGCGCAGCAGCTTGGCCTGCATGGACGCGGGCACCTCGCCCACCTCGTCCAGGAAGAGGGTGCCGCCGTGGGCCGCCTCGAAGAGGCCCGCGCGGTCATGCGTGGCCCCGGTGAAGGCACCCCGCGCGTGGCCGAACAGCTCGCTCTCCAGCAGGCTCTCCGTGACGGCGGCGCAGTTGACGGCGACGAAGGCCTTGTGCGCGCGGCCGGACTCGTCGTGGATGAGCCGGGCGATGCGCTCCTTGCCCACGCCGCTCTCGCCGGTGACGAGCACCGTGGAGTCCACCTTCGCCGCGCGGCGCGCGAGGTTGATGACCCGCAGCATGGACTCCGAGCGCGCCACCATGCCCGCCGGGTCCTCCGTCACGCCCGCGCGCGCCAGGGACTGGCGCTTCGCGCGCAGCTTGCGCTCGGCCTGCTTCAGCGCGTCCGTCACCTGCGCCAGCACGCCCTCCATGCACTGCGTCTCGTAGAAGCGCAGCACCTCGGTGCACTCGGTGCTCCACTCCTCGGCGGGCCGGCCGACGAAGTGGCAGGCCGCGTCCCCACGGCCCACGCAGCGCAATTCCGTGCCGTAGATGGGCTTGCCGTTGACGTAGCTCATGTAGCCGGACGCGAAGCCGGTGAGGCTCCAGCACACCGGCTGATCCGCCTGGCCCAGGTGCAGCAGGTGCTGCTCGGCTTCATAGGAGTCGCGCCACTGTGCCTCGGCGAAGGGCTCCGGGCCCTCGTCCGGCCGGCGCTCCATGCGCTCCACGCGGACCTGGCCCTGCAGCATGTGCAGGCGGCCTCCGGCCCGGCGCCACACGGACTCGTCCGGCCAGGCCACCGCCGTCTTCAGGGCCTCCGCCGTCCGCCAGCCGTGCGCGTAACCCAGCCGGGTGAAGATGCCGCGAGCGGCGGTGATACCCACCAGGTCGATGAGCTCCTTGCGAAGCAGGCCCAGCGCCACCGGGTCCATCAGCATCGCCCGCTGGCCGGCGAAGTGGATGAGCCCGCCGCCCGGCTCGAAGGACAACAGCTCGTTCAAGCCCAGCTCGAATCCGCCAGCCACGGTGTACGACTCCCTTCCAGAGTGATGTGTCTCTCTATCATTATGAGAGACCCGTTGCATGCCCTGCCAGGAGACTGGAGTCATTCCAGCGGGTTGGCGTGTTACGTGCCTTGGTCCTGGGGTTGCAGTAGAAGGCTTCCGTCGTGAATGGATGCACCGAAGACAAGGCTCGCGCATCAGAGAGCCCAGAATTTACGCCGCTGGATTTCAACTTTGTCGATGCGCGGCTTCGCGCCGCGCGCCTGAAACCGCAGTACCCAAGGAGCACACCCCAAATGAAGATGTCCATGAAGAGCGCTGTCGCCCTGATGTTCGCCCTCCCCTCGATGGCGCTGGCTTCCACGTGGGACGTTGACGGTTCCCACTCGAGCGCGGGCTTCACCGTGAAGCACATGATGGTGTCGAACGTGAACGGCTCGTTCAACGTGAAGAGCGGCACCGTGAATGTCGACGAGAAGGACATCACCAAGTCCACCGTCGAGGCCGTCCTGGATGCCACCACGGTCAACACCGCCAATGCCAAGCGCGATGAGCACCTGCGCGCCCCCGACTTCTTCGACACGGCCAAGTACCCGACCATCACCTTCAAGTCGAACAAGGTGGAGAAGGCCGGCGAGGGCATGCTGAAGGTCTCCGGCAACCTGACCATGCACGGCGTCACCAAGCCCGTCGTCCTGGACGTCACGGGCCCGACCAAGGAGTCCAAGGACCCCTGGGGCAACACCCGTACGGGCGTGCAGGCGACCACCAAGCTGAACCGCAAGGACTTCGGCCTGACCTACAACGCGGCGCTGGAGACGGGCGGCGTGGCGGTGGGTGAGGAAGTCACCGTGAACCTGGACCTGTCGCTGGTGAAGAAGCAGCCGGCGGCGGCCCCGGCCAAGCCTGCGACCGCGACGGACAAGAAGTAGTCCGAAGCCCCAGCCACGCTGAATGACGGAGGGGCCTCCCACGCGAGTGGGGGCCCCTCTTTCACTTGCGGGCTCGTGGGAGCGCGCGGGCGGGAGTGTGGGGGAGGGAGCACCCGGTCCGGGCACTCCACTCCTTCCGGGGTGGAGCCTCAGCCCTCCGCCACCGCCTGCACGCTGGAGCGGTAGATGAAGATGCGGGCGGTGTTGGTGCGCTGGTCCGCGGGGATGACGAAGAAGCCCGGGGTGGCGCCCTTGAAGTCCTGCGAGAAGCCCGCCACCTGGCGACCGTCGTTGAAGGTGACGCGAATCTTCTGGCCCTCCGCCTGCGGCTGGCGCGCGCCGGCGGTGAGCATGAAGAAGATGGCCTTCACGCGCTTGCCCGGAATCTGCTCTGGGGCGAAGCCGCTCTGCTGCTCCAGGTTGATGACCTCGTCGAGCAGGTCCGCGTCGCGGATGGTGCCGCGCTTCACCTGACCCTCGACGGTGTGGATGATGACGCGGTGCTCGCCCTCCACGAAGGAGGTGATGGGCGCCGAGTCCACCACGGCCGCCTGGGCGAAGAACGGCTCGCGCGTGACGACGCGGTTGGGGGCGGGCGCCTGGGTCGCGGCCGGGACGACGACCGGGGTGCCCGTGCTGGAGGCCCTGGGCGCCGCCGTGGCGCCCGTGGGAGTCCGGGTGACGGCGGCGGTGACCACCGAGGCCGCGGCCATGATGGCGGCGACGGGCGCGGGCGGAGGCGGCGCGAAGGCCGGGGGCGGCGGCTCCACGGACTCCTCCACGAGCTCGATTTCGGCCATCTCCGGCTCCATCTCCACCGCGACTTCTTCCTCGATGGGGGAGGCCGGCGGAGCGTCGAGGCCGACGTCCACGTCGTGCGACGCGGAGAAGTCCTGGGCCGGAGCACCGAAGGGATTGGCGCTGGCCTCCCAGGCGGGAGCCGGGGGCTCGGCGGCCCACGGCTGGGCGGACGCGTCACTCCAGGAGGACTCCGGCTCCACCTCCACGGGCGCGTCGCTCCACTCGGGCTGGGCGGCCTCGACGGGCGCGTCCGCGAGGGAGATTTCCTCGGCGGGGGTCTCGCTCCACGCGGCGGCGGGCGGGGGCTGCTGCGCGCTCCACTCGGCAGCGGGCTCGGCTTCCGCCGTCACCCACTCGGGCTGTAGCTCCTCCGGGGCGGCTTCGGCGACCGGAGCGGAGTCCCAGGTGGACGCGGGCTGTGCGCCGGGCTCGGCCCACTCGGATGCAGGCGCCTCGGCGGTGGGAGACCACTCGGACGCGGCCGTGGGGGCGGCCTCGGCGTCGGTCGTGGACCACTCGGCCTGGACGGCGTCGGCGGGCAGCTCCTCCATGGGGGCAGCCCACTCGGCCTGGGGCGCGGCGTCGGTGGCGGGCGTGGCCCACTCCGACTGAGCGGCCTGGGGCGCGGCGTCGGTGGCGGGCTCCGACCACTCGGCCTGGACGGCGTCGGCGGGGAGCTCCTCCATCGGGGAGGCCCACTCGGCCTGCGCGTTCAGCTCGGGAGCCGCTTCGGAGGAAGGCGTCCACTCTGCCTGAACGGCCTCGGGAGCGAGCTCCTCGACGGGCGTGGCCCACTCGGGCTGGGCCGCGTCGGAGGGGGCCTCGGTGGACTGAGCAGCCCACTCGGTCTGGACGGCTTCGGGAGCAATCTCTTCGACCGGCGTCTCCCACTCAGCCTGTACGGCTTCGGCGGCGGGCGTCGCCCACTCGGGCTGCGCGGGCTGGGATGCGGCTTCGGCGGAGGCCCACTCCGCCTGGGCCGCCTCGGGCGCGGCCTCCTCGATCGGCGTCTCCCACTCAGCCTGGACAGCCTCGGGCGCGGCCTCTTCGATAGGCGTGGCCCACTCGGCCTGCACGGCTTCGGAAGCCGCTTCGGCGGAAGGCGTGGACCACTCGGCCTGCACTGCGTCGGGAGCGAGCTCCTCGACAGGCGTGGCCCACTCGGCCTGCGCGGTCTCGGGGGCGGCTTCGGCGGAAGGCGCGGCCCACTCGGTCTGCACGGCCTCGGGCGCAAGCTCTTCGACGGGCGTGGCCCACTCGGTCTGCACGGCCTCGGGAGCGAGCTCCTCGACGGGCGTGGCCCACTCGGCCTGCGCGGTCTCGGGCGCAAGCTCTTCGACGGGAGTGGCCCACTCGGCCTGCGCGGTCTCGGTCTCGGGCGTGGACCAGTCGGTCTGCGCGGGCGCTGCTGCGAGTTCCCCCGCAGGCGTGGCCCACTCGGCCTGAACAGCCTCTGGCGCGACTTCCTCGGCGGGCGTGGCCCACTCGGCCTGGACCTCTTCGGAGGCGGCCTCGGTCGCGGGGGTGGCCCACTCCGGCTGTGCCGACTCGGGGGCAGCCTCTTCAGCGGGCGTAGCCCACTCGGCTTGCACTTCCTCGGAAGCGGCTTCGGCGGGCGCGGCCCACTGAGTCTGCGCGGCTTCGGGAGTGGCCCACTCAGGCTGGGCGGCCTCGGGAGCGGCCTCCGTCTCCAGCGTCTCCCACTCAGGCTGCGCGGACTTGGGCGCTGACCAGGCAAACTGGGACGTGTCGGAGATCGGCGCGTTGGCCGGCGTGGCCTCTTCGACGGGCGTGGACTCCTCGGCCGACGTGGCGGACCACTCGGAAGCAGGCGACTCGGCGGTGGCGGTGGACCACTCGGAAGGATTCGCGCTGGTCTCCGGTGTTGTCTCGCTGACCCACTCGGGCTGGAGCTCCGTCGCAGCCTCCGCGTCCCCGGTCATGGAGGCCGGCTCGGAGGCCGAAGCCCACTCGGGCTGCAGCTCGATGGCGGCGGCGTCTTCGGTGGAGGCGGACCACTCGGGCTGCTGCGCGGTGTCGGACGTCTCCGCGGAGGTCGGGGTCCAGGGCTCGCCGGTCGTCCCCATCTCCGACACGAAGTCCGCGTTGGTCGCGAGCGGCACCGCGTCCGACGGGTCCCCGCTCCAATCGGCGCTGGGAGTCGGCTCCTCGCTCATGAGCGGCACGGCCTCGGTCGAGTCCGTGCTCCAGTCCGCGACGGAGGCGTGCTCCTCGCTCCGCAGCTCCAGCCCGCGCTCACCGGCGGAGGCGAAGTTGCGGTAATCCACGAACTCGCCCGCAGCGGCGAGCGGCACCGTTTCCTCGGGGCTGCCGCTCAGGTCGAACATCTCCTGCGCGGAGGGCGTGCTCGCGAACTCACGCGAGGGGGCGGGCGCCGGATCCCCGTCGACCGCGAGGGTTTCAGCCTGAAGGTCCGGGCCCACCTGCACGGCGCGCAGCTCGATGGAGGGCACGTCCGAGGCAGTGAAGGGAGACCCGATGGGCGCCGGAGAGAACCCGGCGGGCTCCGCCTCCGCGCCAAGGTCGGCCGCGTCGAAGGTGGGAGGCTCCGCGCTCTCAGGGGCCGACTCGATGTCCAGGACATCGAGCGACGGCTCCTCGGCGGCAACGGCCTGGGCGGAGGCAGTGTCATACGCGGAGTCCGGAGTCTCCGCCGTGGCGAAGTCCGTCGCCTCGGCGGCATCCAGCTCCAGCGTGGGGACGCTCTCCTCGGAGCCGGGGGCCTCCGCGGCCATCGCCGAAGGCTCCTCACTCACGTCGGAAGCGTCGAGCGCAATCTCCTCGGAGGAGGCCTGTTCCCAGGTCGCGCCCGTCTCATTCGGAGCCGCCGTGGCGGACTCCTGGGCGTCCGCGTAGGGCGTGGCCTCGCCGACGTCAGACGCGTCGAGCGCAATCTCCGCCGGGGCGGCCTCGCTCATGTCGGAAGCGTCGAGCGCAATCTCGGAGGACGGCTGCGTCCCGCTCACGTCGGAGGCGTCGAGGGCAATCTCCGCCGGAGCGGCCTCGCTCACCTCGGACGCATCGAGGGCAATCTCGGTCGAGGACGGCTGCGCCTCGCTCACGTCGGAAGCGTCGAGGGCAATCTCCGCTGGAGCGTTCTCGCTCTCGGAGGCGTACTCCGCCGCCGACGTCTCGACTTCCATGCTGGCCTGAGCCGTCTCGCTCAGCTCAGCGGACTCGAACTCGGAGGAGGGCAGCTCTCCGGCCGGCTCGCCCGAATCCCAGGCGCTGGCCTCCGCGGACGGAGTCGCCTCGTCGGGGGACGCGGCCTCGATCATGTCCGACGCATCGAGCGCGAGCTCCGAGCCCGACTGCGCGGCCTCCGTGTCGACCGGCTCGGCCTCCATGGACATGAAGTCGTCGGAGCCCACGTCCACGGCGCCCGTGTCCTGGGCGGCGACGTCGATGATGTCAGCCGAGTCGGCGGGCTCGCCCTGCGCGGATTCCACGGCGAGCGGGGCGGAATCCCACGCATCGTCCATGGGAGCGCGCGCGTGCTCCTCGGCGAGCAACGGCTCGCTCTCGGCCGTCGCGTCGACCAGCTCGACCTCGGAAGAAGCCACTTCCAGCTCGGCGGAGGCGAACTCCGCTTCATCAGAGGACCGCTCGGCCTCGACGGCGGGCGTCTCGGCGGGAGCATCCGGCGCCGACTCGATCTCCATCGACATGTCGGCGAACGACGACTCCAGCGAGGGCTCCGTCTCGGCGGCGGCGTAGGCCGGCGCCTGCTCCGGCTCGCTGACCGAGGAGAAGTCCTCCTCCGCGGAGACAGCACTCGAGGACTCCGGCAGCGGCTCGGTGCTCGGCGACTGGCCGTCCGCGCCCATGAGGTCGGCGCTGACGTCCGCGAACGACGCGGAGGGGTCCGAAGCGGTGTCCTCCGAGGCCACGTCCCCTTCCATCACCTCGAGCACGTCCTCGGCGGGGGATGCGGCCTCTTCGGTGGCGGTCTCGGGCTGCGCCTCCAGCGACTCCTGCTCCGGGGCGGGCGTGGACTCTGCGGCGGCTCCAGGGCTCATCCACGGCGCGGGCTCGCTCAGCGCGGGGATGTCGATGTCGTCCGCGTTGAGGCTGAGCGGATCCGGCTCGGCGGGAGCCTGCGGCGCGTACCCCTGCTGCCAGGCCTGCTGCGCGTTGGGGTCATACGCCTGCGCGTTCGGGTCATACGCCTGCTGCGCGTTCGGGTCATACGCCTGCTGCGCGTTCGGGTCGTACGCCTGCGCGTTGGGGTCGTAGGCCTGCTGCGCGTTCGGGTCATACGCCTGCGCGTTGGGGTCGTAGGCCTGCTGCGCGTTCGGGTCATACGCCTGCGCGTTGGGGTCGTACCCGCCCTGCTGGGGGTAGCCCGCGTAGCCCTGGCTCGGGTCATAGCCCGGCTGCGCATAACCCTGGTTCGGGTCATAGCCCTGCGCGGCGTAGCCCTGGTTCGGATCATACCCGGGCTGTGCATAGCCCTGGTTCGGGTCGTAGCCCGGCTGGTCATAGCCCTGGGCGGGGTAGGCGTACCACTGGCCATCCTCGCCGTAGTAACCCTGGGGCTGCTGCTCATAGCCCTGGGTGGGGTAGGCGTACCACTGGCCGTCCGCGCCGTAGTAACCCTGGGGCTGCTGCTCGTAGCCGGCGGGGTAGGCGTACCACTGGCCATCGGCGGCGTAGTACCCCTGGGGCGCCGCCTGCTGCTGCCAGGCGGACGCGTCCGCCACGGGAGCCGTGTCCTGGATGCCCAGGAGTCCGCGCAGCTCGCTCCAGCGAGCCTCCTCTACAGGAGACAGGCTTCCCAGCTTCCGCTTCTCGTCCAGGAAGCGAAATTCTCTCATCGCGGCGCGCGTGTCCGACATTCTTCACCTTGCTGCGGACAGCGTACGACCCGGCTCCTGCCGCAGCATGAATGGGGGGCTGCGAGTCTAGGGGACTCCCGGGGAGGGGTAAACCAATTGGACCGGGCTCGCCTGGCAGCCTCCCCTACTGGAGAGCTTCCCGCACGTCCTCGTCCAGAGTCGCCAGGGTTTCCCCGTAGTGGTCCCGCAGGGCTTCCTCGATGGGCTTTCCCCCACCCACCTGCTTGACGAAGGTGATGAACCGGTCCGCCCCGCCCCGGCGGAGCAGCTCCCGGACGGCCGTGGCGGAGGTGGCATAGGCGATATCCGGGTTCCGGGTGGCGAGGAGGGCCTGTGAGGCCAGGTCCGCCAGCCGGGGCAGGGTGCCCGCCTTGGCCGCGCCCGCCAGGGTGTTGCGGAGGGTCCGGTGGGGAGAGTCCTCGCGCCCCAGGTAGCGCCACTCCACGTACTCCGCGAGTCCCTCGTTGAGCCAGATGGGCAGGCTGTCGCGGGCGCCCCGGCTGTACTCGTCCAACACCGCGTGCACGTACTCGTGCACCAGGGTGGCCTTGGTCTCCTGGGTCAGCTCCGCCGCGTCGTTGAGGCGGATGGCGTCGTCCGAGTACAGCCCGGCCACGAGCCGGGCCTTCGTCGCGCCGAAGTGCATCCGGAACTCCTCACGGGTGTAGAGGACGACATCCACCGGCCGCTCGCGCGTCTCGCCAATCTGGGTCCGGGTGAAGTCGTACGCCTCGTCCAGCGCGGAGACGACGCGGCCCTCGTACTCGGCGCGCTGGCCGAAGTCGCGCTCGTTGTTGAAGTAGCGGATGGTGAAGCGCCCGTTGGAGCGCGTGCGCATGCCGCTCCGGTCCGTGCTGGACTCGTAGGCGAGGCTGACGGGGCGCGTGGCGCCCGAGTCGTCCGCGCGGCCCACCGCGGGCGCGGTCTCCAGCGCGGTGCCCGACGGGCGCCGGCCCGTCTTGCCATTCATCATCCGCTCCAGGCGCTCGGCCTCCTTGCGCGCCTCGCCCTCCTCGTTCGTCTTCGCCCGGGCCTGCTGCAGCAGCCGCTTCGCCTCGGCGGCCTCGCGCGAGCGGGGCGGCACCTTCTCCAGCACCGCCAGGGCCCCCGCGGCGTCCTGCTCCTCCAGCAGCAGTCGGCCCAGCTCCAGCCCGAAGGTGCCCTCCTTGGGGTGGCGCTCCAGGCCCTTGCGCAGGGCGGCCTCCGCGGCGGCGCGCTGGTCCGTCTTCCGCGCGGAGCGGGCCAGGCACTTCAGCGCACCGGCGGACTCTTCGAAGGCCACGGCGCGCTCGCCCAGCGAGTACGCCATCACCGCGTCCTCCTCCAGCAGTGCCTCGCACCCCTTGAGGAGCGCCCCGGAGATGGTGCGGCGCTGCGCGTCCGGCACGCCCGTCACCTCTCCGGAGGCGAAGGCGAGGTACAGCTCCTCCCAGGAACGGCTGGCGGCGAGCTCCTTGGCCTTCTGGGCGGACGGAGGCGGGGCGGCGGCGAGCAGGATGGCGACGAGCAGGGCACTCATGCCCCCAGTATGGCCGAGCCCCCGCGCGGTCGCGCAAGACCCCCTTGCGTCCCGGGTGTTACTTGCGCGCCACCTGCCAGCCCAGCTGCTGCAGGGCCTGCATCAGCTCATCGATGTGGGCGGGACCGGTGGTCTCCAGGGTGACTTCCACCATGGCCTCGCCCAGGCCCGCCTTGGAGAAGGCGCGCTCGTGATGGATTTCCACCACGTTGGCGCGCAGGTCGGCGACCTGGGTGGTGAGCTTCGCCAGCATGCCGGGCCGGTCCGGCAGCCGCACCTCCAGCTGCACCAGGCGCCCCGTCTTCACCAGGCCGCGCTCGATGATGCGGCTGATGACGTTCATGTCGATGTTGCCGCCGCTGAGGATGATGGCGGTGCGCTTGCCCTTCGCCGACGGCACGTCGCCGCTGAGCAGCGCCGCCAGGCCCACCGCGCCCGCGCCCTCCACCACGCTCTTCTCCTGCTCCAGCAGCGTGAGGATGGCGGCGGCGATTTCCTCCTCGTCCACCGCCACCACCTCGTCCACGTACTTGCGCACCAGGGGGAAGGTCAGCTCGCCCACGCGCTTCACCGCGATGCCGTCCGCAATCGTGGTGCCCGCGGCGGTGAGGTCCACGAGGCGGCCGGCTTCAATGGACGCCTTCATGCTGGCGATGGTGGAGGTCTGCACGCCCACCACGCGGATGCCGGGCTTCTTCTCCTTCAGCGCGCAGGCGATTCCGGAGATGAGCCCGCCGCCGCCGATGGGGACGAGCACCACCTCCAGGTCCGGGCACTGCTCCAGCAGCTCCAGGCCGATGGTGCCCTGGCCGGCGATGACGAGCGGGTCGTTGAAGGGGTGGACGAAGACGGAGCCCTCCTCCTTCTGGATGCGCAGCGCCTCCGTGTAGGCCTCGTCGAAGTTGGAGCCCTTGAGCACCACGCGCGCCTTGTACTCGTCACGCGTGCGCGACACCTTGATGAGGGGCGTGCGCTCCGGCATGACGATGGTGGCTGTGATTCCCAGCCTCAGCGCGTTGAAGGCCACGCCCTGCGCGTGGTTGCCGGCCGACGCGGCGATGACGCCCCGGCGCCGCTCGTCCGGCGTCAGCGACAGCAGCTTGTTGAGCGCGCCGCGCTCCTTGAAGGCCCCCGTGCGCTGGAGGTTCTCCATCTTGAAGTACACCGCCGCGCACTCCGTCCGCTCCGTGAAGTAGTCCGACTGAGGACACGGGGTGGGGCGGATGACCGGGCGCAGGCGCTCTCGCGCGGCGAGGATGTCCTGGAGGGTGACCATTGAGGGCCGCGTGTAGCGGATGCGGGCCCCGGGAGGAAGAGACACGCGGCGGGCGGCCGTCCTGCCGCCCGTTCCGCCGCGCCGCGCCACGTCCACCGGGTGACACCCAGGTGCCTCGGTGCCTCGTGGCGGAGTGCGTCAGATGCCGCGAAGCACCGTGGCCTTGCCCACCCGGCCAATGGCCAGGATGTAGGCCGCCGTCCGCATGGAGACCTTCCGCGAGCGGGCCACCTGCGCCACGCGCTCGTAGGCCTCCTTCATCGTCTTCTCCAGCTCCGCGTTGACGCGCTCTTCTTCCCACGAGAGGTGCTGGAGGTTCTGCACCCACTCGAAGTAGCTCACCGTCACGCCGCCCGCGCTGGCGAGCACGTCCGGCACCACGAAGATGCCGCGCTTCTCGAAGATTTCGTCCGCCTCCGGCTGGGTGGGGCCGTTGGCGCCCTCGATGATGAGCTTCGCGCGCACCGCGTTGGCGTTGTCCCGGGTGAGCACGTGGCCCAGCGCGGCGGGGATGAGCACCTCGCAGTCCGCCGCCAGCACGTCCTCGTTGGAGCACGGCGTGCCGCCCGTGAAGCCCGTCACCGTGCCGGTGCGCTTCACGTGCTCGAAGAGGGAGGGCACGTCCAGGCCCTGCGGGTTGCGCACGCCGCCCAGCACGTCCGCCACCGCCACCACCACGCCGCCGTCCTCCCAGAGCAACTGCGCGGTGTGGCTGCCCACGTTGCCGAAGCCCTGGAGCGCGAAGCGCGTGCCCTTCACCGGCAGGCCCAAATCCCGCATGATTTCACGGCACACGTAGAGCAGGCCGCGCCCGGTGGCCGCCTCACGGCCCTTGGAGCCGTACAGCTCCAGCGGCTTGCCCGTCACCACCGCCGGCGAGTGGCCGTGGTAGCGCGAGTACTGGTCCATGATCCACGCCATCACCTGGGGGTTGGTGTTGACGTCGGGGGCGGGGATGTCACGCGTGGGGCC from Pyxidicoccus trucidator harbors:
- a CDS encoding DUF1751 domain-containing protein; the encoded protein is MRPMRSFGGRGGGGLPSLETMASKLAVALVAGSVLYHLTKGGQGALLLLLPDYVFGSFFLWQPITYAFIESSPLGIIFGAIITWSIGGYLESIWGGKRLLMVALGVTALAGFITVLLAMLVPGATARAYTGGNVLTTVLWVAYGLSIGRGETNFWGIPLSGNALAGVGAGFVVLMAIIGPWQAQVPDLLALGMVFAYVRGANPRRLLLHFQHWRLQRQLKDRSKHLRVVPKNQSRPDRDQFLN
- a CDS encoding sigma-54-dependent Fis family transcriptional regulator: MAGGFELGLNELLSFEPGGGLIHFAGQRAMLMDPVALGLLRKELIDLVGITAARGIFTRLGYAHGWRTAEALKTAVAWPDESVWRRAGGRLHMLQGQVRVERMERRPDEGPEPFAEAQWRDSYEAEQHLLHLGQADQPVCWSLTGFASGYMSYVNGKPIYGTELRCVGRGDAACHFVGRPAEEWSTECTEVLRFYETQCMEGVLAQVTDALKQAERKLRAKRQSLARAGVTEDPAGMVARSESMLRVINLARRAAKVDSTVLVTGESGVGKERIARLIHDESGRAHKAFVAVNCAAVTESLLESELFGHARGAFTGATHDRAGLFEAAHGGTLFLDEVGEVPASMQAKLLRVLQEREVRRVGENASRKVDVRLVAATNRELAEEVRLGRFRQDLYYRLRVIELKIPPLRERREDILPLARLLLAEAAERLGRKVAGLAPDAVDQLLRYGWPGNVRELGNAVERAVALCEGQRVERDDLPEEVRAAPPNLMPTGNPRRLEDMEKEYILAVLAQNDGNRARTAEQLDIGVATLYRKLKQYGHPEAAH
- a CDS encoding YceI family protein translates to MKMSMKSAVALMFALPSMALASTWDVDGSHSSAGFTVKHMMVSNVNGSFNVKSGTVNVDEKDITKSTVEAVLDATTVNTANAKRDEHLRAPDFFDTAKYPTITFKSNKVEKAGEGMLKVSGNLTMHGVTKPVVLDVTGPTKESKDPWGNTRTGVQATTKLNRKDFGLTYNAALETGGVAVGEEVTVNLDLSLVKKQPAAAPAKPATATDKK
- a CDS encoding peptidase MA family metallohydrolase: MSALLVAILLAAAPPPSAQKAKELAASRSWEELYLAFASGEVTGVPDAQRRTISGALLKGCEALLEEDAVMAYSLGERAVAFEESAGALKCLARSARKTDQRAAAEAALRKGLERHPKEGTFGLELGRLLLEEQDAAGALAVLEKVPPRSREAAEAKRLLQQARAKTNEEGEARKEAERLERMMNGKTGRRPSGTALETAPAVGRADDSGATRPVSLAYESSTDRSGMRTRSNGRFTIRYFNNERDFGQRAEYEGRVVSALDEAYDFTRTQIGETRERPVDVVLYTREEFRMHFGATKARLVAGLYSDDAIRLNDAAELTQETKATLVHEYVHAVLDEYSRGARDSLPIWLNEGLAEYVEWRYLGREDSPHRTLRNTLAGAAKAGTLPRLADLASQALLATRNPDIAYATSATAVRELLRRGGADRFITFVKQVGGGKPIEEALRDHYGETLATLDEDVREALQ
- a CDS encoding DUF6982 domain-containing protein codes for the protein MREFRFLDEKRKLGSLSPVEEARWSELRGLLGIQDTAPVADASAWQQQAAPQGYYAADGQWYAYPAGYEQQPQGYYGADGQWYAYPTQGYEQQPQGYYGEDGQWYAYPAQGYDQPGYDPNQGYAQPGYDPNQGYAAQGYDPNQGYAQPGYDPSQGYAGYPQQGGYDPNAQAYDPNAQQAYDPNAQAYDPNAQQAYDPNAQAYDPNAQQAYDPNAQQAYDPNAQAYDPNAQQAWQQGYAPQAPAEPDPLSLNADDIDIPALSEPAPWMSPGAAAESTPAPEQESLEAQPETATEEAASPAEDVLEVMEGDVASEDTASDPSASFADVSADLMGADGQSPSTEPLPESSSAVSAEEDFSSVSEPEQAPAYAAAETEPSLESSFADMSMEIESAPDAPAETPAVEAERSSDEAEFASAELEVASSEVELVDATAESEPLLAEEHARAPMDDAWDSAPLAVESAQGEPADSADIIDVAAQDTGAVDVGSDDFMSMEAEPVDTEAAQSGSELALDASDMIEAASPDEATPSAEASAWDSGEPAGELPSSEFESAELSETAQASMEVETSAAEYASESENAPAEIALDASDVSEAQPSSTEIALDASEVSEAAPAEIALDASDVSGTQPSSEIALDASDMSEAAPAEIALDASDVGEATPYADAQESATAAPNETGATWEQASSEEIALDASDVSEEPSAMAAEAPGSEESVPTLELDAAEATDFATAETPDSAYDTASAQAVAAEEPSLDVLDIESAPESAEPPTFDAADLGAEAEPAGFSPAPIGSPFTASDVPSIELRAVQVGPDLQAETLAVDGDPAPAPSREFASTPSAQEMFDLSGSPEETVPLAAAGEFVDYRNFASAGERGLELRSEEHASVADWSTDSTEAVPLMSEEPTPSADWSGDPSDAVPLATNADFVSEMGTTGEPWTPTSAETSDTAQQPEWSASTEDAAAIELQPEWASASEPASMTGDAEAATELQPEWVSETTPETSANPSEWSTATAESPASEWSATSAEESTPVEEATPANAPISDTSQFAWSAPKSAQPEWETLETEAAPEAAQPEWATPEAAQTQWAAPAEAASEEVQAEWATPAEEAAPESAQPEWATPATEAASEEVQAEWATPAEEVAPEAVQAEWATPAGELAAAPAQTDWSTPETETAQAEWATPVEELAPETAQAEWATPVEELAPEAVQTEWATPVEELAPEAVQTEWAAPSAEAAPETAQAEWATPVEELAPDAVQAEWSTPSAEAASEAVQAEWATPIEEAAPEAVQAEWETPIEEAAPEAAQAEWASAEAASQPAQPEWATPAAEAVQAEWETPVEEIAPEAVQTEWAAQSTEAPSDAAQPEWATPVEELAPEAVQAEWTPSSEAAPELNAQAEWASPMEELPADAVQAEWSEPATDAAPQAAQSEWATPATDAAPQAEWAAPMEELPADAVQAEWSTTDAEAAPTAASEWSPTAEAPASEWAEPGAQPASTWDSAPVAEAAPEELQPEWVTAEAEPAAEWSAQQPPPAAAWSETPAEEISLADAPVEAAQPEWSDAPVEVEPESSWSDASAQPWAAEPPAPAWEASANPFGAPAQDFSASHDVDVGLDAPPASPIEEEVAVEMEPEMAEIELVEESVEPPPPAFAPPPPAPVAAIMAAASVVTAAVTRTPTGATAAPRASSTGTPVVVPAATQAPAPNRVVTREPFFAQAAVVDSAPITSFVEGEHRVIIHTVEGQVKRGTIRDADLLDEVINLEQQSGFAPEQIPGKRVKAIFFMLTAGARQPQAEGQKIRVTFNDGRQVAGFSQDFKGATPGFFVIPADQRTNTARIFIYRSSVQAVAEG